The following are encoded in a window of Acidobacteriota bacterium genomic DNA:
- a CDS encoding SDR family oxidoreductase — MGRLDGKAMIVTGGARGIGRAIVEAGAREGARVTFLDLDARTAADTVAGLTRDGWPVRFVGADVTLEADVQEAVASVIAHEGTVDVLVNNAGVNAYYDATTMTGDEWDEVFAVDLKGAWLCAKHVLPAMRAAGRGSIVNIASIHASLTMAGMFPYAAAKSGLVGLTRSLALDYAAAGIRVNAVLPGWTRTRLVEEWIAQQPDPAAAEAHVLDAHPMKRIATPAEVANLVVFVASDEASAITGASLAVDCGLGARFAT, encoded by the coding sequence ATGGGACGCCTCGACGGCAAAGCCATGATCGTCACCGGCGGCGCGCGGGGCATCGGCCGCGCGATCGTCGAGGCTGGCGCCCGCGAAGGCGCGCGCGTGACGTTTCTCGATCTGGACGCCCGCACGGCGGCCGACACCGTCGCCGGCCTCACGCGCGACGGCTGGCCGGTCCGGTTCGTCGGCGCGGACGTGACGCTCGAGGCCGATGTCCAGGAAGCGGTCGCGTCGGTGATCGCGCACGAGGGCACGGTCGACGTCCTCGTCAACAACGCCGGCGTGAACGCGTACTACGACGCGACGACGATGACGGGCGACGAGTGGGACGAGGTGTTCGCGGTGGATCTGAAGGGCGCGTGGCTGTGCGCGAAGCACGTGCTGCCGGCCATGCGCGCGGCCGGCCGCGGGTCGATCGTCAACATCGCGTCCATCCACGCGTCGCTGACGATGGCCGGCATGTTCCCGTACGCCGCCGCGAAGTCGGGCCTCGTCGGCCTGACGCGAAGCCTTGCGCTCGACTACGCCGCCGCAGGCATCCGGGTGAACGCCGTCCTGCCGGGCTGGACGCGCACCCGGCTCGTCGAGGAGTGGATCGCGCAGCAGCCCGACCCGGCGGCCGCCGAAGCCCACGTGCTCGACGCGCACCCGATGAAACGGATCGCCACGCCGGCGGAGGTCGCGAATCTCGTCGTGTTCGTCGCGTCGGACGAAGCCTCCGCGATCACCGGCGCCTCGCTCGCCGTCGACTGCGGCCTCGGCGCACGGTTCGCGACATGA
- a CDS encoding sigma-70 family RNA polymerase sigma factor translates to MNERAVRLAGELVSDADEAAREFERRLADSSRLAVRVAFSVLRNRADAEDVAQDAFVRAYRRFASLRDRDRFRGWLVRMTWRLALDWKRGHRRRGAREEALARAMPAFGDAERDAVDTDRAARLWAAIDRLPRRLRLVIVLAAIDGHGVRDVAQLLGVAEGTVKSRLFDARQRLRELLDGPRS, encoded by the coding sequence ATGAATGAGCGTGCCGTGCGGCTGGCGGGGGAGTTGGTGAGCGACGCGGACGAGGCCGCGCGGGAGTTCGAGCGGCGGCTCGCCGACTCGTCGCGCCTCGCGGTCCGTGTCGCATTCAGCGTCCTGCGCAATCGTGCGGATGCCGAAGACGTGGCGCAGGATGCGTTCGTGCGGGCCTACCGGCGCTTTGCCTCGCTGCGCGACCGCGACCGGTTCCGCGGCTGGCTCGTGCGGATGACGTGGCGGCTGGCGCTCGACTGGAAGCGCGGGCACCGCCGTCGCGGCGCGCGCGAGGAGGCGCTGGCGCGCGCGATGCCGGCCTTCGGCGACGCCGAGCGCGACGCCGTCGACACCGACCGGGCCGCGCGCCTCTGGGCCGCGATCGACCGGCTGCCCCGGCGGCTGCGGCTCGTGATCGTGCTTGCCGCCATCGATGGCCACGGCGTCCGCGACGTGGCGCAGTTGCTCGGCGTGGCCGAGGGCACCGTCAAGTCTCGATTGTTCGACGCACGACAACGTCTGAGGGAGCTGCTCGATGGCCCACGATCCTGA
- a CDS encoding cupin domain-containing protein, protein MTGRFLTNADVVRDVLDWGSLGWVSRPAATGAKALTVLDVDLTPGFGHNFHRHPDQEEVIFVVDGEIEQWLEREMRVLRKGDAVFIGKNVVHASFNVSGRPARVLAILGPAVTEAGYVAVEVGNEEPWRTLR, encoded by the coding sequence ATGACCGGACGTTTCCTCACCAATGCTGACGTGGTTCGTGACGTGCTCGACTGGGGCTCGCTTGGATGGGTGAGCCGGCCGGCGGCGACCGGCGCCAAAGCGCTCACCGTCCTGGACGTGGACCTGACCCCAGGGTTCGGCCACAACTTCCATCGACATCCCGACCAGGAAGAGGTCATCTTCGTCGTCGACGGAGAAATCGAGCAGTGGCTCGAGCGCGAGATGCGCGTGCTGCGGAAGGGCGATGCGGTGTTCATCGGCAAGAACGTGGTCCATGCGTCCTTCAATGTGTCGGGCCGGCCGGCGCGCGTGCTGGCAATCCTCGGGCCGGCGGTCACGGAGGCGGGCTACGTCGCGGTCGAGGTGGGAAACGAGGAGCCGTGGCGGACGCTTCGGTGA
- a CDS encoding galactose mutarotase, whose protein sequence is MIILVAIMRSRLAVAIAATALVAACGRDTTMPESAAHVSATPFGQTPGGQAIQLFTFTNRHGVELRVMNYGAIIVSVKTPDRTGQLADVVLGHDTAAEYFTSRSFLGAVAGRYANRIAGGRFTLDGQTYTLAKNDGPNHLHGGIKGWDKVVWDADPFNDARGVGLRLSYTSADGEEGYPGRVAASVIYTLTDENALRVEYGATTDEPTVINLTQHSYFNLAGALKAAPILDHELTIDADRFTPVDAGLIPTGELRPVAGTPFDFRTPTRIGARIADNDEQLRLGRGYDHNFVLNRTGPGLSLAARVYEPTTGRTLEVLTTEPGLQFYSGNFLDGTVTGKGGVTYAQRTGFCLETQHFPNSPNAPAFPSAVLRPGDTYTSTTVFRFGVR, encoded by the coding sequence ATGATAATACTTGTCGCCATCATGCGAAGCCGTCTGGCTGTTGCGATCGCCGCCACGGCGCTCGTCGCCGCGTGCGGCCGGGACACGACGATGCCCGAGTCCGCCGCTCACGTGAGCGCCACGCCGTTCGGCCAGACGCCGGGCGGCCAGGCCATCCAGCTCTTCACCTTCACCAACCGGCACGGCGTCGAACTGCGCGTGATGAACTACGGCGCGATTATCGTGTCGGTGAAGACACCGGATCGCACCGGCCAGCTCGCTGACGTCGTGCTCGGACACGACACGGCCGCCGAGTACTTCACGAGCCGGTCGTTCTTGGGCGCGGTGGCCGGACGTTATGCGAACCGCATCGCCGGCGGCCGCTTCACGCTCGACGGGCAGACCTACACGCTCGCGAAGAACGACGGCCCCAACCACCTGCATGGCGGCATCAAGGGGTGGGACAAGGTCGTCTGGGACGCCGACCCGTTCAACGACGCGCGCGGCGTCGGGCTGCGGCTGTCGTACACGAGCGCCGACGGCGAGGAGGGCTACCCGGGCAGGGTCGCGGCGAGCGTCATCTACACGCTCACGGACGAGAACGCGCTGCGCGTCGAGTACGGCGCGACGACCGACGAGCCCACGGTGATCAATCTCACGCAGCACAGCTACTTCAATCTCGCCGGCGCGCTGAAGGCAGCGCCGATCCTCGATCACGAGCTGACGATCGACGCCGACCGCTTCACGCCGGTCGACGCCGGGCTGATTCCGACCGGCGAGCTTCGGCCCGTGGCCGGCACGCCGTTCGACTTCCGCACGCCCACGCGGATCGGCGCCCGGATCGCCGATAACGACGAGCAGCTCCGCCTCGGGCGCGGCTACGACCACAACTTCGTGCTCAACCGTACGGGGCCTGGCCTCAGCCTCGCCGCGCGCGTGTACGAGCCGACGACGGGACGGACGCTGGAGGTGCTGACGACCGAGCCGGGGCTGCAGTTCTACTCGGGGAACTTCCTCGACGGGACGGTCACGGGCAAAGGCGGCGTCACGTACGCGCAACGCACCGGGTTCTGCCTCGAGACCCAGCATTTCCCGAATTCTCCGAATGCACCGGCCTTCCCGTCCGCGGTCCTCCGGCCGGGGGACACCTACACCTCCACCACGGTCTTCCGCTTCGGCGTGCGCTGA